From a region of the Solanum stenotomum isolate F172 chromosome 2, ASM1918654v1, whole genome shotgun sequence genome:
- the LOC125857040 gene encoding ubiquitin-fold modifier-conjugating enzyme 1, translated as MEGWDPSTKSTLTQIPLLTIKAGPRDGAAWTQRLKEEYKALIAYTSMNKSKDNDWFRISAANPEGTRWKGKCWYVHNLLKYEFDLQFDIPVTYPATAPELELPELDGKTEKMYRGGKICLTVHFKPLWAKNCPRFGIAHALCLGLAPWLAAEIPVLVDSGMIKHKDDVATSSES; from the exons ATGGAGGGTTGGGATCCGAGTACCAAATCAACCCTCACACAGATCCCTTTGTTGACAATCAAGGCCGGTCCACGTGACGGCGCGGCATGGACACAGCGGCTGAAGGAAGAGTACAAGGCTCTAATCGCCTATACATCAATGAACAAATCCAAAGATAATGATTGGTTCCGTATATCTGCGGCTAATCCTGAAGGGACTCGTTGGAAGGGAAAGTGTTGGTATGTTCATAACCTTCTCAAGTACGAGTTTGACCTCCAGTTTGATATCCCTGTTACTTACCCTGCTACCGCTCCTGAACTCGAGTTGCCTGAACTTGATGGCAAGACTGAAAAG ATGTACAGAGGAGGGAAAATATGCTTGACCGTGCATTTCAAGCCGCTATGGGCGAAGAATTG CCCCAGATTTGGCATTGCACACGCACTCTGTTTGGGTCTTGCACCATGGCTTGCAGCAGAGATTCCTGTTCTTGTTGATTCTGGCATGATTAAACACAAAGATGATGTGGCCACATCCAGTGAATCTTGA